From the genome of Flavobacterium luteolum, one region includes:
- a CDS encoding RNA polymerase sigma factor has product MKIEDYSDNTILIESLKNGDESAYTYIIDTYHHKLCVYANSLVKNVYSAEDIVQNVFIKVWEQRTRLKADHSLKSFLYKLTYNEFIDLYRKNQSLFSLEKSYYDALNGIVQEEDSEAFQRVLNAVNKEIQNLPPKCKEVFILSKKEGLTNIEIAEHLDISIKTVEAQITKAFSILRSSLEEKIKSVLFLLFSAKKKFRLNNLI; this is encoded by the coding sequence ATGAAGATTGAGGATTACAGCGACAATACGATTTTAATTGAATCTCTAAAAAATGGAGATGAAAGCGCTTATACCTACATTATTGATACTTATCATCATAAACTTTGCGTATATGCCAACAGTCTGGTTAAGAATGTTTACAGCGCCGAAGATATTGTTCAAAATGTTTTTATTAAAGTCTGGGAACAGCGAACGAGATTAAAAGCAGATCATTCTCTAAAAAGCTTTCTTTATAAATTGACTTATAATGAATTTATCGATTTATATCGAAAAAACCAGTCTTTGTTTTCTCTTGAAAAATCATACTACGATGCTTTGAACGGAATTGTTCAGGAAGAAGATTCAGAAGCTTTTCAAAGAGTTTTGAATGCTGTGAATAAAGAAATTCAAAACCTGCCTCCAAAATGTAAAGAGGTTTTTATTCTGAGTAAAAAAGAAGGTTTAACAAATATCGAAATTGCAGAACACCTTGACATTTCAATAAAAACTGTCGAAGCACAGATTACCAAAGCATTTTCTATTCTGCGTTCTTCTTTGGAAGAAAAAATAAAGAGCGTTTTATTTCTTCTATTTTCTGCCAAAAAAAAATTCAGACTAAATAATTTAATCTGA
- a CDS encoding FecR family protein, which yields MTVKKSERLIVKFITNQASQEEIEQLTEWLKEEENQIVFKDFIKTNYAIDTALNTFDSTEVRKQLSERINKEKNVFYKRRFSSYYKYAAVLIVALGGFYFYKNSSAEQVKQNVIVPRVDEIVLQLGNGASETIDIFGEKNVTDKDGNIIGKQEKNRLVYNKAFAEGELVYNTLKIPYGKKFEVQLSDGTLVHLNSGTSFKYPVQFVKKQNREVYLTGEAYFEVSKDKNHPFTVNAQQVNVEVLGTKFNVDSYNNNSSTDVVLVEGKVSLYKNQKTSQNQVYLMPGYKGSNQKGADDIKIEQVNTDYYTDWLKGSLVFKNASFDAIIKKLERQYNVTFINRNKTLGKEIFNARFDNEPIEVVLKYFSDSYKIDYDIDRDRITIK from the coding sequence ATGACAGTAAAAAAGTCAGAGCGACTAATTGTTAAATTTATCACAAATCAAGCCTCTCAAGAAGAGATTGAGCAGCTTACAGAGTGGTTAAAAGAAGAAGAGAATCAAATTGTATTCAAGGATTTTATAAAAACCAATTATGCAATTGATACTGCTTTGAACACTTTTGATTCGACCGAAGTTAGAAAACAGCTTTCGGAACGAATCAATAAGGAAAAGAATGTTTTTTATAAACGAAGATTTTCATCTTATTATAAATATGCTGCGGTTTTAATTGTGGCTTTGGGAGGTTTTTATTTCTATAAAAATTCTAGTGCAGAACAAGTTAAACAAAATGTTATTGTACCGAGAGTTGATGAGATTGTTTTACAATTGGGTAACGGTGCATCTGAAACTATTGATATTTTTGGAGAAAAAAATGTTACGGACAAAGACGGAAATATTATTGGAAAACAAGAGAAAAACAGATTGGTTTATAATAAAGCTTTTGCTGAAGGAGAATTGGTTTACAATACATTGAAAATTCCATACGGTAAAAAATTTGAGGTGCAGCTATCAGACGGAACTTTAGTGCATTTGAATTCTGGAACGTCATTTAAATATCCAGTTCAGTTTGTCAAAAAACAAAATAGAGAAGTGTATTTAACGGGTGAAGCTTATTTTGAAGTTAGTAAAGATAAAAACCATCCGTTTACGGTAAACGCGCAACAAGTGAATGTTGAGGTTTTAGGAACTAAGTTCAATGTTGATTCTTACAACAACAATAGTAGTACAGACGTGGTTTTGGTTGAGGGAAAAGTTTCGCTTTATAAAAATCAGAAAACAAGCCAAAATCAGGTTTATTTAATGCCAGGTTATAAAGGCTCGAATCAGAAAGGTGCAGACGATATAAAAATAGAACAAGTTAATACAGATTATTATACTGATTGGTTAAAAGGAAGCTTGGTTTTTAAAAATGCCTCTTTTGATGCTATTATCAAAAAACTAGAACGCCAATACAATGTGACTTTCATTAACAGAAATAAAACACTCGGAAAAGAAATTTTCAACGCCCGTTTTGATAATGAACCTATTGAAGTGGTCTTGAAATATTTTAGCGACAGTTATAAGATTGATTATGATATTGACCGAGACAGAATTACAATTAAATAA